The following are encoded in a window of Bos indicus isolate NIAB-ARS_2022 breed Sahiwal x Tharparkar chromosome 21, NIAB-ARS_B.indTharparkar_mat_pri_1.0, whole genome shotgun sequence genomic DNA:
- the NMB gene encoding neuromedin-B isoform X2 has protein sequence MTLRAVGVRLLGGLLLFALLAAGAAPLGWDLPESRSRASKIRVHPRGNLWATGHFMGKKSLEPPSPSLLGTAPHTSLRDQTPQLSHHLLRVLLQKQALGMSLSVPAPHTQHRRLLVQTLQK, from the exons ATGACCCTGCGAGCGGTGGGTGTTCGGCTGCTCGGTGGCCTCCTGCTCTTCGCTCTGCTCGCGGCTGGCGCCGCCCCGCTCGGCTGGGATCTTCCGGAGTCCCGCAGCCGGGCCAGCAAGATCCGAGTGCACCCGCGGGGCAACCTCTGGGCCACCG GTCACTTCATGGGCAAGAAGAGCCTGGAGCCCCCCAGCCCATCCCTACTGGGGACAGCTCCCCACACCTCCCTGAGGGACCAGACACCACAGCTGAGTCATCATCTGCTCAGGGTCCTCCTGCAAAAGCAAGCTCTGGGCATGAGCCTCAGTGTCCCAGCACCTCACACCCAG CACAGGAGGCTGCTGGTGCAAACGCTGCAGAAGTGA
- the NMB gene encoding neuromedin-B isoform X1 encodes MTLRAVGVRLLGGLLLFALLAAGAAPLGWDLPESRSRASKIRVHPRGNLWATGHFMGKKSLEPPSPSLLGTAPHTSLRDQTPQLSHHLLRVLLQKQALGMSLSVPAPHTQEAAGANAAEVMLLIRKT; translated from the exons ATGACCCTGCGAGCGGTGGGTGTTCGGCTGCTCGGTGGCCTCCTGCTCTTCGCTCTGCTCGCGGCTGGCGCCGCCCCGCTCGGCTGGGATCTTCCGGAGTCCCGCAGCCGGGCCAGCAAGATCCGAGTGCACCCGCGGGGCAACCTCTGGGCCACCG GTCACTTCATGGGCAAGAAGAGCCTGGAGCCCCCCAGCCCATCCCTACTGGGGACAGCTCCCCACACCTCCCTGAGGGACCAGACACCACAGCTGAGTCATCATCTGCTCAGGGTCCTCCTGCAAAAGCAAGCTCTGGGCATGAGCCTCAGTGTCCCAGCACCTCACACCCAG GAGGCTGCTGGTGCAAACGCTGCAGAAGTGATGCTATTAATCAGGAAGACATGA
- the NMB gene encoding neuromedin-B isoform X3 has translation MTLRAVGVRLLGGLLLFALLAAGAAPLGWDLPESRSRASKIRVHPRGNLWATGHFMGKKSLEPPSPSLLGTAPHTSLRDQTPQLSHHLLRVLLQKQALGMSLSVPAPHTQDLH, from the exons ATGACCCTGCGAGCGGTGGGTGTTCGGCTGCTCGGTGGCCTCCTGCTCTTCGCTCTGCTCGCGGCTGGCGCCGCCCCGCTCGGCTGGGATCTTCCGGAGTCCCGCAGCCGGGCCAGCAAGATCCGAGTGCACCCGCGGGGCAACCTCTGGGCCACCG GTCACTTCATGGGCAAGAAGAGCCTGGAGCCCCCCAGCCCATCCCTACTGGGGACAGCTCCCCACACCTCCCTGAGGGACCAGACACCACAGCTGAGTCATCATCTGCTCAGGGTCCTCCTGCAAAAGCAAGCTCTGGGCATGAGCCTCAGTGTCCCAGCACCTCACACCCAG GATCTCCATTGA